One genomic window of Euwallacea fornicatus isolate EFF26 chromosome 7, ASM4011564v1, whole genome shotgun sequence includes the following:
- the LOC136339858 gene encoding integrin alpha-PS1-like isoform X3 — translation MYKILAVVICLHIVIYMRTTVLCFNIEQRDPSVKKAPSGQENSYFGFSVALHHQVENSNSKAYNWILVGAPLGQNLQPGTNLSGALFKCPISNYDQDCEQIVTDGLRGSGGIFKLNSVDYDEADDDSDSLSKLQPPQVDEIKDGQWLGVSIQSQKPGGKVMVCAHRYIQSPDLSKFHYGQGLCYMLEPDFKIKENPLQFCKGLPTDKLHQQYGFCQIGTSTSFVGDSALVGAPGPYTWRGTVFSQVVEGDFLYRDKNIYKGPLNDNPTPIDKYSYLGMSVGGGHFFEKDNYTFVAGAPRSQMVGQVYFFDKKPPSSEFFISLVITGEQFASSFGYEVLVVDVNNDGVDDLLVGAPFYYSENKGGAVYVYYDLKSCKKSKMESECKSDAVFYGTEQSRFGFAMTSIGDINKDGYNDVAIGAPYEYGHGAVYIYLGSEKGLQAEPSQVMRFKELNTFGYSLSGGLDMDLNGYPDLLVGAYESERALLFLTRPIIDIKINIKSNDMYNINASRKGCVSDRKNQNNTCFSIKTCFTIVGGFTPASGYSFNVIYHITEIQKIIPRIWFRNHLHPDNRKNENTRTIVVDHISEEFCQKEVVYVKEGVSDILSPIKFKVKYTLENDLKPHTPILNTTSLVEFEATFQKDCGSDDVCESHLVLTAETNLNKDANNQYVVESIDKEFIMEVVVHNTGESAYQAKLFVFHPTALSYINVNKTEKHSNVKCSFKNDTLVVCDLGNPFQARASAKLKLRFEIVKNTKEQMLDLTLKVNSTSKETSKDTEVKLAVILQRIADYTIIGKGNTNLFFGGKIVGESAMRNLEDIGARVVHRYYLDNRGEWDLPNIRVIIQWPHQVSPGKEGKEGKWLLYLESLPEIKGGSGEDMGFCKVPDGGINPLNLSRLSGSSEEPENLLLPESFSDVENENDTILDRGRRDVEYVVETQEINKGGIKRQVVVMDCGGSASCLDIVCYVKGLKKKNQVYIEILSRMWNSTLVEDYSKVDWIQIKSNAVVDIWDKSFISKRNQVSVASAETKVYPEMLSISTVDWQIIVIAVIVGLALLIALVLVLWWFGFFKRKRAKDKTLSGNLEKSDESNATLLNKN, via the exons GATTTTAGTGGGTGCCCCCTTAGGCCAAAATTTGCAACCAGGGACCAACCTCTCGGGGGCGCTGTTCAAATGCCCCATTTCCAATTACGACCAAGATTGCGAACAGATAGTGACTGATGGTCTGAGAG GTTCCGGAGGAATTTTTAAGC TGAACTCGGTTGATTATGATGAAGCAGACGACGATTCGGACAGTCTATCTAAACTGCAACCACCTCAAGTTGATGAAATAAAAGATGGACAGTGGCTTG GTGTATCCATACAATCTCAGAAACCTGGAGGAAAGGTTATGGTGTGCGCCCATCGCTACATCCAAAGTCCCGATCTTTCGAAATTCCATTATGGTCAAGGATTGTGTTACATGTTGGAACCTGATTTCAAGATAAAGGAAAATCCCTTGCAGTTCTGCAAAGGACTTCCCACAGACAA ACTGCATCAACAATATGGATTTTGTCAAATCGGAACGAGTACATCCTTTGTTGGAGATAGTGCCTTGGTGGGGGCACCCGGCCCTTATACATGGAGGGGCACCGTTTTTTCCCAAGTTGTTGAAGGAGACTTCTTGTATAGAGACAAGAATATCTACAAAGGTCCTTTGAATGACAATCCAACTCCAATTGACAAATACAGTTATTTAG GTATGAGTGTTGGAGGTGGccatttctttgaaaaagACAACTACACGTTTGTGGCAGGGGCACCAAGATCACAAATGGTAGGACAGGTGTATTTCTTCGATAAAAAACCACCGAGTAGTGAGTTTTTTATATCTCTTGTCATAACGGGGGAACAATTCGCTTCCAGTTTCGGTTACGAAGTTTTGGTTGTGGACGTCAACAACGATGG GGTCGATGACTTGCTAGTAGGCGCCCCCTTTTACTATTCGGAGAATAAAGGCGGAGCGGTTTACGTCTACTACGACCTCAAAAGCTGCAAAAAGTCGAAAATGGAGTCTGAGTGTAAATCGGACGCTGTTTTCTATGGAACTGAACAATCGCGATTTGGTTTCGCCATGACTTCCATTGGAGACATAAACAAGGATGGATACAACGACGTAGCCATTGGGGCTCCTTACGAATACGGCCATGGTGcagtttatatttatttgggATCTGAGAAAGGGCTCCAAGCCGAGCCATCACAG GTCATGAGATTCAAAGAACTAAACACATTCGGATACTCGCTGAGTGGTGGCTTAGACATGGACCTAAATGGTTATCCAGATTTATTAGTGGGCGCTTACGAATCAGAGAGAGCCCTACTCTTCCTCACGAGACCCATTATAGACATCAAGATCAATATAAAAAGCAATGACATGTACAATATCAATGCTTCCAGGAAAGGCTGCGTTAGCGAcaggaaaaatcaaaataacacCTG tttttctaTAAAGACTTGTTTCACCATCGTGGGAGGGTTCACACCAGCCTCGGGCTATTCGTTCAACGTAATATACCATATTACCGAAATTCAGAAAATCATCCCTAGAATATGGTTCAGAAACCATCTACATCCAGACAACAGGAAAAACGAGAATACTCGTACCATCGTAGTCGATCACATATCTGAAGAGTTCTGCCAGAAGGAAGTAGTTTATGTAAAAGAGGGAGTGAGTGATATATTGTCGCCGATCAAATTCAAAGTGAAATATACCTTGGAGAACGACCTAAAGCCTCACACGCCAATTTTAAACACTACGTCCCTTGTGGAATTTGAGGCCACATTTCAAAAAGATTGTGGATCTGATGATGTGTGCGAAAGCCATTTAGTGTTGACTGCAGAAACCAACTTGAATA AAGACGCCAATAATCAGTACGTGGTGGAGTCCATTGACAAAGAATTTATCATGGAAGTTGTCGTGCACAACACAGGTGAATCTGCCTATCAAGCCAAACTATTTGTGTTCCATCCAACTGCCCTTAGTTATATCAACGTAAATAAGACTGAGAAACAT AGTAACGTAAAATGCTCATTCAAAAACGATACCCTAGTGGTGTGTGATCTCGGAAATCCATTCCAAGCCCGTGCCagtgccaaattgaaattgcgcttcgaaatcgtcaaaaatACCAAAGAACAGATGCTTGATCTCACACTGAAAGTCAACTCTACATCCAAAGAAACCTCAAAAGACACTGAGGTCAAACTAGCAGTGATTTTGCAAAGAATTGCGGACTATACTATAATAGG GAAGGGAAATACAAACCTCTTCTTCGGGGGAAAGATTGTGGGTGAATCTGCCATGAGGAACTTAGAAGATATTGGGGCACGAGTCGTTCACCGGTACTATCTGGACAATCGTGGAGAGTGGGATTTGCCTAATATTAGAGTAATAATACAGTGGCCTCACCAAGTCAGTCCTGGGAAGGAAGGGAAAGAAGGAAAATGGTTGCTGTATTTGGAAAGCTTACCGGAGATTAAAg GTGGTTCAGGAGAAGATATGGGCTTCTGCAAGGTTCCAGACGGTGGCATTAATCCGTTAAATCTTAGCAGATTGAGTGGCTCTTCAGAAGAGCCAGAGAACCTTCTTCTCCCTGAGAGTTTCAGTGACGTCGAGAATGAAAATGACACCATCTTGGACAGAGGGCGCAGAGATGTCGAGTACGTAGTTGAGACTCAAGAAATTAATAAGGGAGGAATCAAGAGACAAGTTGTTGTTATG GATTGCGGAGGATCGGCGAGCTGCTTGGATATTGTATGCTACGTAAAAggattaaagaagaaaaatcaagTTTACATAGAGATTCTGTCAAGGATGTGGAATTCTACCCTCGTGGAAGACTACAGCAAAGTGGACTGGATTCAAATTAAATCCAATGCGGTGGTGGATATTTGGGACAAaagtttcatttcaaaaaGGAATCAAGTATCGGTGGCTTCT gCGGAAACTAAAGTCTACCCAGAAATGCTTTCAATTTCAACGGTTGATTGGCAGATCATCGTCATAGCAGTGATAGTAGGTCTGGCGCTGCTTATAGCTTTAGTGTTAGTCCTGTGGTGGTTTGGCTTCTTTAAGAGAAAGAGGGCCAAAGACAAAACACTGAGTGGAAATCTAGAAAAGTCCGACGAAAGCAACGCGACATTactgaataaaaattga
- the LOC136339858 gene encoding integrin alpha-PS1-like isoform X2, which yields MYKILAVVICLHIVIYMRTTVLCFNIEQRDPSVKKAPSGQENSYFGFSVALHHQVENSNSKAYNWILVGAPLGQNLQPGTNLSGALFKCPISNYDQDCEQIVTDGLRVNSVDYDEADDDSDSLSKLQPPQVDEIKDGQWLGVSIQSQKPGGKVMVCAHRYIQSPDLSKFHYGQGLCYMLEPDFKIKENPLQFCKGLPTDKLHQQYGFCQIGTSTSFVGDSALVGAPGPYTWRGTVFSQVVEGDFLYRDKNIYKGPLNDNPTPIDKYSYLGMSVGGGHFFEKDNYTFVAGAPRSQMVGQVYFFDKKPPSSEFFISLVITGEQFASSFGYEVLVVDVNNDGVDDLLVGAPFYYSENKGGAVYVYYDLKSCKKSKMESECKSDAVFYGTEQSRFGFAMTSIGDINKDGYNDVAIGAPYEYGHGAVYIYLGSEKGLQAEPSQVMRFKELNTFGYSLSGGLDMDLNGYPDLLVGAYESERALLFLTRPIIDIKINIKSNDMYNINASRKGCVSDRKNQNNTCFSIKTCFTIVGGFTPASGYSFNVIYHITEIQKIIPRIWFRNHLHPDNRKNENTRTIVVDHISEEFCQKEVVYVKEGVSDILSPIKFKVKYTLENDLKPHTPILNTTSLVEFEATFQKDCGSDDVCESHLVLTAETNLNKDANNQYVVESIDKEFIMEVVVHNTGESAYQAKLFVFHPTALSYINVNKTEKHSNVKCSFKNDTLVVCDLGNPFQARASAKLKLRFEIVKNTKEQMLDLTLKVNSTSKETSKDTEVKLAVILQRIADYTIIGKGNTNLFFGGKIVGESAMRNLEDIGARVVHRYYLDNRGEWDLPNIRVIIQWPHQVSPGKEGKEGKWLLYLESLPEIKGKFFIFTLSENAKMDFYSPGGSGEDMGFCKVPDGGINPLNLSRLSGSSEEPENLLLPESFSDVENENDTILDRGRRDVEYVVETQEINKGGIKRQVVVMDCGGSASCLDIVCYVKGLKKKNQVYIEILSRMWNSTLVEDYSKVDWIQIKSNAVVDIWDKSFISKRNQVSVASAETKVYPEMLSISTVDWQIIVIAVIVGLALLIALVLVLWWFGFFKRKRAKDKTLSGNLEKSDESNATLLNKN from the exons GATTTTAGTGGGTGCCCCCTTAGGCCAAAATTTGCAACCAGGGACCAACCTCTCGGGGGCGCTGTTCAAATGCCCCATTTCCAATTACGACCAAGATTGCGAACAGATAGTGACTGATGGTCTGAGAG TGAACTCGGTTGATTATGATGAAGCAGACGACGATTCGGACAGTCTATCTAAACTGCAACCACCTCAAGTTGATGAAATAAAAGATGGACAGTGGCTTG GTGTATCCATACAATCTCAGAAACCTGGAGGAAAGGTTATGGTGTGCGCCCATCGCTACATCCAAAGTCCCGATCTTTCGAAATTCCATTATGGTCAAGGATTGTGTTACATGTTGGAACCTGATTTCAAGATAAAGGAAAATCCCTTGCAGTTCTGCAAAGGACTTCCCACAGACAA ACTGCATCAACAATATGGATTTTGTCAAATCGGAACGAGTACATCCTTTGTTGGAGATAGTGCCTTGGTGGGGGCACCCGGCCCTTATACATGGAGGGGCACCGTTTTTTCCCAAGTTGTTGAAGGAGACTTCTTGTATAGAGACAAGAATATCTACAAAGGTCCTTTGAATGACAATCCAACTCCAATTGACAAATACAGTTATTTAG GTATGAGTGTTGGAGGTGGccatttctttgaaaaagACAACTACACGTTTGTGGCAGGGGCACCAAGATCACAAATGGTAGGACAGGTGTATTTCTTCGATAAAAAACCACCGAGTAGTGAGTTTTTTATATCTCTTGTCATAACGGGGGAACAATTCGCTTCCAGTTTCGGTTACGAAGTTTTGGTTGTGGACGTCAACAACGATGG GGTCGATGACTTGCTAGTAGGCGCCCCCTTTTACTATTCGGAGAATAAAGGCGGAGCGGTTTACGTCTACTACGACCTCAAAAGCTGCAAAAAGTCGAAAATGGAGTCTGAGTGTAAATCGGACGCTGTTTTCTATGGAACTGAACAATCGCGATTTGGTTTCGCCATGACTTCCATTGGAGACATAAACAAGGATGGATACAACGACGTAGCCATTGGGGCTCCTTACGAATACGGCCATGGTGcagtttatatttatttgggATCTGAGAAAGGGCTCCAAGCCGAGCCATCACAG GTCATGAGATTCAAAGAACTAAACACATTCGGATACTCGCTGAGTGGTGGCTTAGACATGGACCTAAATGGTTATCCAGATTTATTAGTGGGCGCTTACGAATCAGAGAGAGCCCTACTCTTCCTCACGAGACCCATTATAGACATCAAGATCAATATAAAAAGCAATGACATGTACAATATCAATGCTTCCAGGAAAGGCTGCGTTAGCGAcaggaaaaatcaaaataacacCTG tttttctaTAAAGACTTGTTTCACCATCGTGGGAGGGTTCACACCAGCCTCGGGCTATTCGTTCAACGTAATATACCATATTACCGAAATTCAGAAAATCATCCCTAGAATATGGTTCAGAAACCATCTACATCCAGACAACAGGAAAAACGAGAATACTCGTACCATCGTAGTCGATCACATATCTGAAGAGTTCTGCCAGAAGGAAGTAGTTTATGTAAAAGAGGGAGTGAGTGATATATTGTCGCCGATCAAATTCAAAGTGAAATATACCTTGGAGAACGACCTAAAGCCTCACACGCCAATTTTAAACACTACGTCCCTTGTGGAATTTGAGGCCACATTTCAAAAAGATTGTGGATCTGATGATGTGTGCGAAAGCCATTTAGTGTTGACTGCAGAAACCAACTTGAATA AAGACGCCAATAATCAGTACGTGGTGGAGTCCATTGACAAAGAATTTATCATGGAAGTTGTCGTGCACAACACAGGTGAATCTGCCTATCAAGCCAAACTATTTGTGTTCCATCCAACTGCCCTTAGTTATATCAACGTAAATAAGACTGAGAAACAT AGTAACGTAAAATGCTCATTCAAAAACGATACCCTAGTGGTGTGTGATCTCGGAAATCCATTCCAAGCCCGTGCCagtgccaaattgaaattgcgcttcgaaatcgtcaaaaatACCAAAGAACAGATGCTTGATCTCACACTGAAAGTCAACTCTACATCCAAAGAAACCTCAAAAGACACTGAGGTCAAACTAGCAGTGATTTTGCAAAGAATTGCGGACTATACTATAATAGG GAAGGGAAATACAAACCTCTTCTTCGGGGGAAAGATTGTGGGTGAATCTGCCATGAGGAACTTAGAAGATATTGGGGCACGAGTCGTTCACCGGTACTATCTGGACAATCGTGGAGAGTGGGATTTGCCTAATATTAGAGTAATAATACAGTGGCCTCACCAAGTCAGTCCTGGGAAGGAAGGGAAAGAAGGAAAATGGTTGCTGTATTTGGAAAGCTTACCGGAGATTAAAggcaaatttttcatttttacgttaAGTGAAAATGCGAAGATGGATTTTTATTCCCCAGGTGGTTCAGGAGAAGATATGGGCTTCTGCAAGGTTCCAGACGGTGGCATTAATCCGTTAAATCTTAGCAGATTGAGTGGCTCTTCAGAAGAGCCAGAGAACCTTCTTCTCCCTGAGAGTTTCAGTGACGTCGAGAATGAAAATGACACCATCTTGGACAGAGGGCGCAGAGATGTCGAGTACGTAGTTGAGACTCAAGAAATTAATAAGGGAGGAATCAAGAGACAAGTTGTTGTTATG GATTGCGGAGGATCGGCGAGCTGCTTGGATATTGTATGCTACGTAAAAggattaaagaagaaaaatcaagTTTACATAGAGATTCTGTCAAGGATGTGGAATTCTACCCTCGTGGAAGACTACAGCAAAGTGGACTGGATTCAAATTAAATCCAATGCGGTGGTGGATATTTGGGACAAaagtttcatttcaaaaaGGAATCAAGTATCGGTGGCTTCT gCGGAAACTAAAGTCTACCCAGAAATGCTTTCAATTTCAACGGTTGATTGGCAGATCATCGTCATAGCAGTGATAGTAGGTCTGGCGCTGCTTATAGCTTTAGTGTTAGTCCTGTGGTGGTTTGGCTTCTTTAAGAGAAAGAGGGCCAAAGACAAAACACTGAGTGGAAATCTAGAAAAGTCCGACGAAAGCAACGCGACATTactgaataaaaattga
- the LOC136339858 gene encoding integrin alpha-PS1-like isoform X1, which produces MYKILAVVICLHIVIYMRTTVLCFNIEQRDPSVKKAPSGQENSYFGFSVALHHQVENSNSKAYNWILVGAPLGQNLQPGTNLSGALFKCPISNYDQDCEQIVTDGLRGSGGIFKLNSVDYDEADDDSDSLSKLQPPQVDEIKDGQWLGVSIQSQKPGGKVMVCAHRYIQSPDLSKFHYGQGLCYMLEPDFKIKENPLQFCKGLPTDKLHQQYGFCQIGTSTSFVGDSALVGAPGPYTWRGTVFSQVVEGDFLYRDKNIYKGPLNDNPTPIDKYSYLGMSVGGGHFFEKDNYTFVAGAPRSQMVGQVYFFDKKPPSSEFFISLVITGEQFASSFGYEVLVVDVNNDGVDDLLVGAPFYYSENKGGAVYVYYDLKSCKKSKMESECKSDAVFYGTEQSRFGFAMTSIGDINKDGYNDVAIGAPYEYGHGAVYIYLGSEKGLQAEPSQVMRFKELNTFGYSLSGGLDMDLNGYPDLLVGAYESERALLFLTRPIIDIKINIKSNDMYNINASRKGCVSDRKNQNNTCFSIKTCFTIVGGFTPASGYSFNVIYHITEIQKIIPRIWFRNHLHPDNRKNENTRTIVVDHISEEFCQKEVVYVKEGVSDILSPIKFKVKYTLENDLKPHTPILNTTSLVEFEATFQKDCGSDDVCESHLVLTAETNLNKDANNQYVVESIDKEFIMEVVVHNTGESAYQAKLFVFHPTALSYINVNKTEKHSNVKCSFKNDTLVVCDLGNPFQARASAKLKLRFEIVKNTKEQMLDLTLKVNSTSKETSKDTEVKLAVILQRIADYTIIGKGNTNLFFGGKIVGESAMRNLEDIGARVVHRYYLDNRGEWDLPNIRVIIQWPHQVSPGKEGKEGKWLLYLESLPEIKGKFFIFTLSENAKMDFYSPGGSGEDMGFCKVPDGGINPLNLSRLSGSSEEPENLLLPESFSDVENENDTILDRGRRDVEYVVETQEINKGGIKRQVVVMDCGGSASCLDIVCYVKGLKKKNQVYIEILSRMWNSTLVEDYSKVDWIQIKSNAVVDIWDKSFISKRNQVSVASAETKVYPEMLSISTVDWQIIVIAVIVGLALLIALVLVLWWFGFFKRKRAKDKTLSGNLEKSDESNATLLNKN; this is translated from the exons GATTTTAGTGGGTGCCCCCTTAGGCCAAAATTTGCAACCAGGGACCAACCTCTCGGGGGCGCTGTTCAAATGCCCCATTTCCAATTACGACCAAGATTGCGAACAGATAGTGACTGATGGTCTGAGAG GTTCCGGAGGAATTTTTAAGC TGAACTCGGTTGATTATGATGAAGCAGACGACGATTCGGACAGTCTATCTAAACTGCAACCACCTCAAGTTGATGAAATAAAAGATGGACAGTGGCTTG GTGTATCCATACAATCTCAGAAACCTGGAGGAAAGGTTATGGTGTGCGCCCATCGCTACATCCAAAGTCCCGATCTTTCGAAATTCCATTATGGTCAAGGATTGTGTTACATGTTGGAACCTGATTTCAAGATAAAGGAAAATCCCTTGCAGTTCTGCAAAGGACTTCCCACAGACAA ACTGCATCAACAATATGGATTTTGTCAAATCGGAACGAGTACATCCTTTGTTGGAGATAGTGCCTTGGTGGGGGCACCCGGCCCTTATACATGGAGGGGCACCGTTTTTTCCCAAGTTGTTGAAGGAGACTTCTTGTATAGAGACAAGAATATCTACAAAGGTCCTTTGAATGACAATCCAACTCCAATTGACAAATACAGTTATTTAG GTATGAGTGTTGGAGGTGGccatttctttgaaaaagACAACTACACGTTTGTGGCAGGGGCACCAAGATCACAAATGGTAGGACAGGTGTATTTCTTCGATAAAAAACCACCGAGTAGTGAGTTTTTTATATCTCTTGTCATAACGGGGGAACAATTCGCTTCCAGTTTCGGTTACGAAGTTTTGGTTGTGGACGTCAACAACGATGG GGTCGATGACTTGCTAGTAGGCGCCCCCTTTTACTATTCGGAGAATAAAGGCGGAGCGGTTTACGTCTACTACGACCTCAAAAGCTGCAAAAAGTCGAAAATGGAGTCTGAGTGTAAATCGGACGCTGTTTTCTATGGAACTGAACAATCGCGATTTGGTTTCGCCATGACTTCCATTGGAGACATAAACAAGGATGGATACAACGACGTAGCCATTGGGGCTCCTTACGAATACGGCCATGGTGcagtttatatttatttgggATCTGAGAAAGGGCTCCAAGCCGAGCCATCACAG GTCATGAGATTCAAAGAACTAAACACATTCGGATACTCGCTGAGTGGTGGCTTAGACATGGACCTAAATGGTTATCCAGATTTATTAGTGGGCGCTTACGAATCAGAGAGAGCCCTACTCTTCCTCACGAGACCCATTATAGACATCAAGATCAATATAAAAAGCAATGACATGTACAATATCAATGCTTCCAGGAAAGGCTGCGTTAGCGAcaggaaaaatcaaaataacacCTG tttttctaTAAAGACTTGTTTCACCATCGTGGGAGGGTTCACACCAGCCTCGGGCTATTCGTTCAACGTAATATACCATATTACCGAAATTCAGAAAATCATCCCTAGAATATGGTTCAGAAACCATCTACATCCAGACAACAGGAAAAACGAGAATACTCGTACCATCGTAGTCGATCACATATCTGAAGAGTTCTGCCAGAAGGAAGTAGTTTATGTAAAAGAGGGAGTGAGTGATATATTGTCGCCGATCAAATTCAAAGTGAAATATACCTTGGAGAACGACCTAAAGCCTCACACGCCAATTTTAAACACTACGTCCCTTGTGGAATTTGAGGCCACATTTCAAAAAGATTGTGGATCTGATGATGTGTGCGAAAGCCATTTAGTGTTGACTGCAGAAACCAACTTGAATA AAGACGCCAATAATCAGTACGTGGTGGAGTCCATTGACAAAGAATTTATCATGGAAGTTGTCGTGCACAACACAGGTGAATCTGCCTATCAAGCCAAACTATTTGTGTTCCATCCAACTGCCCTTAGTTATATCAACGTAAATAAGACTGAGAAACAT AGTAACGTAAAATGCTCATTCAAAAACGATACCCTAGTGGTGTGTGATCTCGGAAATCCATTCCAAGCCCGTGCCagtgccaaattgaaattgcgcttcgaaatcgtcaaaaatACCAAAGAACAGATGCTTGATCTCACACTGAAAGTCAACTCTACATCCAAAGAAACCTCAAAAGACACTGAGGTCAAACTAGCAGTGATTTTGCAAAGAATTGCGGACTATACTATAATAGG GAAGGGAAATACAAACCTCTTCTTCGGGGGAAAGATTGTGGGTGAATCTGCCATGAGGAACTTAGAAGATATTGGGGCACGAGTCGTTCACCGGTACTATCTGGACAATCGTGGAGAGTGGGATTTGCCTAATATTAGAGTAATAATACAGTGGCCTCACCAAGTCAGTCCTGGGAAGGAAGGGAAAGAAGGAAAATGGTTGCTGTATTTGGAAAGCTTACCGGAGATTAAAggcaaatttttcatttttacgttaAGTGAAAATGCGAAGATGGATTTTTATTCCCCAGGTGGTTCAGGAGAAGATATGGGCTTCTGCAAGGTTCCAGACGGTGGCATTAATCCGTTAAATCTTAGCAGATTGAGTGGCTCTTCAGAAGAGCCAGAGAACCTTCTTCTCCCTGAGAGTTTCAGTGACGTCGAGAATGAAAATGACACCATCTTGGACAGAGGGCGCAGAGATGTCGAGTACGTAGTTGAGACTCAAGAAATTAATAAGGGAGGAATCAAGAGACAAGTTGTTGTTATG GATTGCGGAGGATCGGCGAGCTGCTTGGATATTGTATGCTACGTAAAAggattaaagaagaaaaatcaagTTTACATAGAGATTCTGTCAAGGATGTGGAATTCTACCCTCGTGGAAGACTACAGCAAAGTGGACTGGATTCAAATTAAATCCAATGCGGTGGTGGATATTTGGGACAAaagtttcatttcaaaaaGGAATCAAGTATCGGTGGCTTCT gCGGAAACTAAAGTCTACCCAGAAATGCTTTCAATTTCAACGGTTGATTGGCAGATCATCGTCATAGCAGTGATAGTAGGTCTGGCGCTGCTTATAGCTTTAGTGTTAGTCCTGTGGTGGTTTGGCTTCTTTAAGAGAAAGAGGGCCAAAGACAAAACACTGAGTGGAAATCTAGAAAAGTCCGACGAAAGCAACGCGACATTactgaataaaaattga